Proteins found in one Candidatus Angelobacter sp. genomic segment:
- a CDS encoding protease modulator HflC → MKRNPITLITGGVLLVIVACMLFTFQVRQTEVAVVTTFGEYSRSITEPGWKIRLPWPIQKVYEFDNRMQNFERKFDETITRDQINLVIAVYAGWRIAEPKLFLESFNGDMTKAEQTLEPVIRNAKSGIIGQYNFSDLISTNQAELKFDQIEKEMLEAVQAQVKRTYGIAIETLGIKQLGLPESITSTVFERMRAERQRLVATYQSEGERAAKIIRADADAKANRILAEASGEAKKVLGEADAKASEYYEVFRKKPELAIFLMQLNAIEQSLKDRSYLILGPQTPPFNLLNGAAGDSNGSSKK, encoded by the coding sequence ATGAAACGAAACCCCATCACCTTGATTACCGGCGGCGTCCTGCTGGTGATCGTCGCCTGCATGTTGTTCACCTTCCAGGTCCGCCAGACCGAAGTCGCGGTGGTAACCACCTTCGGCGAGTACTCTCGCAGCATCACCGAACCCGGCTGGAAGATCCGGTTGCCCTGGCCCATCCAGAAGGTCTATGAGTTCGACAACCGCATGCAAAACTTCGAGCGCAAGTTCGACGAAACCATCACCCGCGACCAGATCAACCTTGTGATTGCCGTCTACGCGGGCTGGCGCATCGCCGAACCGAAGCTTTTTCTCGAAAGCTTCAACGGCGACATGACCAAGGCCGAGCAGACCCTCGAGCCGGTCATTCGCAACGCCAAGAGCGGCATCATCGGCCAGTACAACTTCAGCGACCTGATTTCCACGAACCAGGCCGAGCTGAAGTTCGACCAGATTGAGAAGGAGATGCTCGAAGCAGTGCAGGCTCAGGTCAAACGGACGTACGGAATCGCCATTGAAACGCTGGGCATCAAACAACTGGGACTGCCGGAGAGCATCACCAGCACCGTGTTCGAACGCATGAGGGCCGAGCGCCAGCGGCTGGTGGCCACCTATCAAAGCGAGGGCGAGCGGGCCGCGAAAATCATCCGCGCGGACGCGGACGCGAAAGCGAACCGAATTCTTGCCGAAGCCTCGGGCGAGGCCAAGAAGGTCCTCGGCGAGGCCGACGCCAAAGCGTCCGAATACTACGAAGTCTTCCGGAAGAAACCCGAGCTGGCCATTTTCCTGATGCAGCTCAACGCGATCGAACAATCGTTGAAGGATCGCTCCTACCTCATCCTCGGACCACAGACGCCGCCGTTCAACCTGCTGAATGGCGCGGCCGGCGACAGCAACGGCTCGTCGAAAAAATAG